A section of the Corynebacterium auris genome encodes:
- a CDS encoding nitronate monooxygenase, with the protein MQLPPVVAAPMAGGPTTPALVNAVAFGFLAFGTCSAESAREQLAKVRGLYGVNLFYPQPEPARETVERVARELGASVPEADVTSGFAEKFDIVLEASPAVVSSTFGCFSAAEIERVHKVGSEAWVTVTCESEAREAATRGADGLIVQGPLAGGHRGTWDQNERPDERPIDMLLHAVRAETDVPLIAAGGVRTREDVGRLIAAGAQAVACGSAFLLADEAGTSAANRSLLRSGGRSVISRAFSGRWARGVETRFTREHRDMPAIYPYLKPMVPDNTYCLVGKDYGSLREAPAAQIEAELTP; encoded by the coding sequence ATGCAGCTTCCTCCTGTCGTCGCAGCCCCAATGGCGGGCGGGCCCACTACGCCCGCTCTCGTCAACGCCGTCGCCTTCGGCTTCCTCGCCTTCGGCACCTGCTCCGCCGAAAGCGCGCGCGAACAGCTGGCGAAGGTGCGCGGGCTCTACGGAGTAAACCTTTTTTACCCGCAGCCGGAGCCCGCGCGCGAGACCGTTGAGCGCGTCGCCCGGGAGCTCGGAGCGTCGGTCCCTGAAGCGGATGTGACCAGCGGATTTGCGGAAAAGTTCGACATTGTCCTGGAGGCGTCGCCCGCCGTCGTGTCCAGCACCTTCGGTTGCTTCAGCGCGGCTGAGATAGAGCGGGTGCACAAGGTGGGCTCCGAGGCGTGGGTGACGGTCACCTGTGAGAGTGAGGCGCGCGAGGCCGCCACCCGCGGCGCGGACGGGCTGATTGTCCAAGGTCCGTTGGCCGGTGGCCACCGGGGGACGTGGGACCAAAACGAGCGCCCGGACGAGCGCCCCATCGACATGCTCCTCCACGCCGTCAGAGCAGAGACCGACGTGCCCCTCATCGCGGCGGGAGGGGTACGCACGCGCGAGGACGTGGGGCGGCTGATTGCAGCCGGTGCCCAAGCAGTGGCGTGCGGTAGCGCTTTCCTGCTGGCAGACGAGGCGGGCACGAGCGCCGCGAACCGCTCCCTGCTGCGCTCCGGCGGGAGATCGGTGATCTCTCGGGCCTTCTCCGGTCGGTGGGCGCGTGGTGTGGAGACGCGGTTTACGCGCGAGCACAGGGATATGCCGGCAATTTATCCGTACCTGAAGCCGATGGTGCCCGACAACACCTACTGCTTAGTCGGTAAGGACTACGGCAGCTTGCGCGAGGCACCCGCCGCGCAGATCGAGGCGGAGCTTACCCCCTAA
- a CDS encoding fumarylacetoacetate hydrolase family protein, giving the protein MRLATLRTNNVTVATRLTAEAEAVVIPGYADVGALLAEPDWPEIAAAGGSTVHVNRADFAPVITRPGKIVCVGLNYAKHIDEMGHDRPAVPTLFVKFADALIGPYDDAIVPSFNASGLDFEGELAVVIGARARHVDAEAAKACIAGYSIINDYTQRDYQYRTQQWHQGKSLEATAGFGPWLDTEWTPGPALETTLNGERMQHAPTDDLVFSPADLVEFISHLYPLNPGDVIATGTPDGVGHARTPRRYLGEGDTVRVSISGLGHIENTTRVVGA; this is encoded by the coding sequence ATGCGCCTTGCCACACTGAGAACGAACAACGTGACCGTCGCCACCCGCCTCACCGCGGAAGCCGAGGCGGTGGTGATACCTGGCTACGCCGACGTCGGGGCGTTGTTGGCGGAGCCCGACTGGCCGGAGATCGCGGCCGCGGGCGGGTCGACGGTGCACGTAAACCGGGCAGACTTTGCCCCCGTAATCACCCGCCCCGGGAAAATTGTCTGCGTGGGGCTCAACTACGCGAAGCACATCGACGAAATGGGCCACGATCGCCCCGCTGTGCCCACGCTCTTCGTGAAATTCGCCGACGCCCTGATCGGCCCCTACGACGACGCGATAGTGCCGAGCTTCAACGCCTCCGGCCTCGACTTCGAGGGGGAGCTTGCGGTTGTCATCGGCGCACGCGCGCGGCACGTCGACGCCGAGGCGGCTAAAGCCTGCATTGCCGGGTACTCCATCATCAACGACTACACCCAGCGCGACTACCAGTACCGCACCCAGCAGTGGCACCAGGGCAAATCCCTCGAGGCGACGGCGGGCTTCGGCCCCTGGCTCGATACCGAGTGGACTCCGGGGCCCGCTCTCGAGACCACACTCAACGGGGAGAGGATGCAGCACGCGCCCACCGACGACCTGGTCTTTAGTCCCGCTGACCTGGTGGAGTTCATCTCGCACCTCTACCCGCTCAACCCCGGCGACGTGATCGCCACCGGCACGCCCGACGGCGTCGGCCACGCCCGCACGCCGCGGCGCTACCTCGGCGAGGGAGACACCGTGCGTGTGTCCATATCGGGTCTCGGTCACATCGAGAACACAACCCGCGTCGTCGGCGCGTAA
- the pth gene encoding aminoacyl-tRNA hydrolase: protein MTDSPVLFVGLGNPGPRYAATRHNAGILVIEELLERASPASAQLSAHKRTNTELAELAAGRLLPKRRAVVARARSYMNVSGGPVKVLADYFGVAPADLYVVYDELDLDLGVVKLRAGGGDHGHNGLRSVTKALGTREYNKLAVGIGRPPGRMAPADYVLKPFGRKETEELPIVAADAADELLRAAGSV from the coding sequence GTGACTGACTCCCCCGTGCTCTTCGTCGGCCTGGGCAACCCCGGCCCCCGCTACGCTGCGACGCGCCACAACGCCGGCATCCTCGTCATCGAGGAGCTGCTCGAGCGCGCCTCCCCGGCGTCGGCCCAGCTCAGCGCCCACAAGCGGACCAACACGGAGCTCGCCGAACTCGCGGCTGGGCGCCTCCTGCCGAAGCGGCGGGCCGTGGTGGCGCGCGCCCGCAGCTACATGAACGTCTCAGGGGGCCCCGTCAAGGTCCTCGCGGACTACTTCGGGGTCGCACCCGCCGACCTCTACGTGGTCTACGACGAGCTCGACCTCGACCTCGGCGTGGTGAAGCTGCGCGCTGGCGGAGGCGACCACGGCCACAACGGGCTGCGCTCGGTGACCAAGGCCCTGGGTACCCGCGAGTACAACAAGTTAGCCGTGGGCATTGGCCGCCCCCCGGGCAGGATGGCCCCCGCCGACTACGTGCTCAAGCCCTTCGGCCGCAAGGAGACCGAGGAGCTTCCCATCGTCGCGGCGGATGCGGCGGACGAGCTGCTGCGCGCGGCCGGTAGCGTGTAA
- a CDS encoding 50S ribosomal protein L25/general stress protein Ctc encodes MATPQVIQAEKREEFGKGASRRLRRAGKVPGVLYEAGIDNVHFAVDRLEITALVRNEGINAVLELEVEGKKLLCMVKNVDQNVLTLDIDHVDLLGVKRGEKVVVEVPVVTEGEAHPAAIVLQEADVIEIEVDALNIPDELTVSIEGKEVGEQITAADIALPEGAQLITDPETLVVNFTFEQKDEELEEAAAEAEEGGAEAGAESTEETAE; translated from the coding sequence ATGGCTACCCCCCAGGTCATCCAGGCAGAAAAGCGCGAGGAGTTCGGCAAGGGCGCGTCGCGCCGCCTGCGCCGCGCGGGCAAGGTCCCGGGCGTGCTGTATGAAGCCGGCATCGACAACGTGCACTTCGCCGTCGACCGCCTCGAAATCACCGCACTCGTGCGCAACGAGGGCATCAACGCCGTCCTCGAACTCGAGGTCGAAGGCAAGAAGCTGCTGTGCATGGTCAAAAACGTCGACCAGAACGTGCTGACGCTCGATATCGACCACGTTGACCTGCTCGGCGTCAAGCGCGGCGAGAAGGTCGTCGTCGAGGTCCCCGTGGTCACCGAGGGCGAGGCCCACCCGGCTGCCATCGTGCTGCAGGAGGCCGACGTCATCGAGATCGAGGTCGACGCCCTGAACATCCCGGATGAGCTCACCGTGTCCATCGAGGGCAAGGAAGTCGGCGAGCAGATCACCGCCGCCGACATCGCCCTGCCGGAGGGCGCGCAGCTGATCACCGATCCGGAGACCCTCGTGGTCAACTTCACCTTCGAGCAGAAGGATGAGGAGCTCGAGGAAGCCGCAGCTGAGGCCGAGGAGGGCGGCGCCGAAGCGGGCGCCGAGTCCACCGAGGAAACCGCCGAGTAA
- a CDS encoding MFS transporter: MHSPDQPGKAVERRKVVAATTIGTAIEWYDYFLYAATAGLVFNQLMFSGLGPEASTIVSFLTVGLSFLFRPLGAFLAGHFADKAGRRLVLMVTLVAMGAATTLIGLLPTYAAIGVWSPVLLITLRIIQGISAGGEWGSAVLLSVEHAPTDRRGLYGAGPQVGVPLGLLLSSGALAAMDAIAPGDAFLEWGWRVPFLFSAVLVIIGILIRLRVEESPVYEEMSTIKQVEVSNPIGTLLRRFTPLVLMASLLFAANGTVGYMTTGGYIQNYATGALGLDRGDILLAVTVSGFTWIFSTAFAGYISDIIGRRSTYIIGFIVQAVGALALFPLVNTETLGAIYAALIFLTVGLGLTYGQTGTTYAEFFPASVRASGASITYALGSILGGAFAPMIAAALYQNTGTTWAITAYLVIASLIGLAVALCLRERKGIPLDHDHEQLQTTGHFIWERPARQPEHV, encoded by the coding sequence ATGCACTCACCCGACCAGCCAGGAAAAGCCGTCGAGCGACGCAAGGTCGTCGCAGCCACAACGATCGGCACAGCCATCGAGTGGTACGACTACTTCCTCTACGCCGCGACGGCCGGATTGGTGTTCAACCAGCTCATGTTCAGCGGGCTCGGCCCCGAGGCGTCGACCATCGTCAGTTTCCTGACCGTCGGCCTGTCCTTCCTCTTCCGCCCCCTCGGCGCGTTTCTGGCCGGGCACTTCGCTGACAAGGCAGGCCGCCGCCTCGTGCTCATGGTCACGCTGGTCGCGATGGGCGCGGCCACGACGCTGATCGGCCTGCTCCCCACCTACGCCGCCATCGGTGTCTGGTCTCCCGTACTGCTCATCACCTTGCGCATCATCCAGGGGATTTCCGCCGGCGGCGAATGGGGCTCCGCGGTTTTGCTCAGCGTCGAGCACGCCCCAACCGACCGGCGCGGGCTCTACGGCGCCGGCCCCCAAGTTGGTGTCCCCCTCGGCTTGCTTTTGTCCTCCGGCGCCCTGGCCGCGATGGACGCGATCGCCCCCGGCGATGCTTTCCTCGAGTGGGGCTGGCGCGTGCCCTTCCTCTTCTCTGCAGTCCTGGTCATCATCGGCATCCTCATCCGCCTCCGGGTTGAGGAGTCGCCCGTCTACGAGGAGATGTCCACCATAAAGCAGGTGGAAGTGAGCAACCCGATTGGCACCCTCCTGCGCCGCTTCACCCCGCTCGTGCTCATGGCCTCGCTCCTCTTCGCCGCCAACGGCACCGTCGGGTACATGACCACCGGCGGCTACATCCAGAACTACGCCACCGGGGCGCTGGGCCTCGACCGCGGCGACATCCTGCTGGCCGTCACCGTTTCCGGTTTCACTTGGATCTTCTCCACGGCCTTCGCGGGCTACATCTCGGACATCATCGGCCGGCGCAGCACCTACATCATTGGCTTCATCGTCCAAGCGGTCGGGGCGCTGGCACTGTTTCCCCTGGTGAACACCGAAACACTCGGGGCTATCTACGCAGCGCTCATCTTCCTCACCGTCGGCCTGGGCCTGACCTACGGCCAGACCGGCACGACCTACGCCGAGTTCTTCCCCGCCTCCGTGCGCGCCTCGGGTGCCTCCATCACCTACGCCCTGGGCTCCATCCTCGGCGGCGCATTCGCCCCCATGATCGCGGCAGCCCTCTACCAGAACACCGGGACCACGTGGGCCATCACGGCGTACCTCGTCATCGCCTCCCTCATCGGCCTGGCCGTTGCCCTGTGCCTGCGCGAACGCAAGGGCATCCCGCTCGACCACGACCACGAGCAGCTGCAGACCACCGGGCACTTCATCTGGGAGCGCCCCGCACGTCAGCCCGAGCACGTGTAA
- a CDS encoding NAD-dependent succinate-semialdehyde dehydrogenase, with product MDIQELLAKVETRLFIGGEWREGSSGETYQVLNPATEEVLVTMSSGSREDSVAALDAAHRARASWEATAPRTRAEILRRGYDLVKERKEEFATLMTLEMGKALGEARGEVDYGADYLLWFSEEANHFFGHTNRYPGKDNRMLTVHKPVGPCLLITPWNFPLSMATRKIAPALAAGNTVIIKPAKLTPLTMQYFVQTMVEAGVPDGVINIVSSRSASDVSEPIMADPRLRKVSFTGSTPVGSTLMGLAAENILRISLELGGNAPAIVFPDADLDLAVEGVKSAKMRNIGEACTAANRILVHEDVADEFTRKFVAAIEAMKVGNGLDEGVEVGPLVEEKAVAHMQELVDDAVAHGGTVLTGGERLEGKGFFYAPTVIAGASKEAKVFREEIFGPIAPIFTFKDEQEAWEIANDTEYGLASYVFSEDPDMIFRASDALEFGIVGFNSGVVSDASIPFGGVKASGLGREGSREGMAEYTEVQFIGTRDPYQKAN from the coding sequence ATGGATATTCAGGAGCTTCTGGCGAAGGTGGAAACCCGCCTGTTCATTGGCGGCGAGTGGCGTGAGGGTTCCTCCGGGGAGACGTACCAGGTGCTCAACCCCGCGACCGAGGAGGTTCTGGTCACGATGTCCTCGGGGTCCCGCGAGGATTCCGTCGCGGCCCTCGATGCGGCGCACAGGGCGCGCGCGAGCTGGGAGGCGACGGCACCGCGCACCCGCGCCGAGATTCTGCGGCGCGGCTACGACCTCGTGAAGGAGCGCAAGGAGGAGTTCGCCACCCTCATGACCCTCGAGATGGGCAAGGCCCTCGGCGAGGCGCGCGGGGAGGTGGACTACGGGGCCGACTACCTCCTGTGGTTCTCCGAGGAAGCGAACCACTTCTTCGGCCACACCAACCGCTACCCGGGCAAGGACAACCGAATGCTTACCGTGCACAAGCCCGTCGGCCCGTGCCTGCTCATCACTCCGTGGAACTTCCCCCTTTCCATGGCAACCCGCAAGATCGCGCCGGCGTTGGCGGCGGGCAACACCGTGATCATTAAGCCGGCGAAGCTGACCCCGCTGACCATGCAGTACTTCGTGCAGACGATGGTCGAAGCGGGCGTGCCCGACGGCGTGATCAACATCGTCTCTTCGCGCTCGGCCTCCGACGTCTCCGAGCCGATCATGGCGGACCCGCGCCTGCGCAAGGTCTCGTTCACCGGGTCCACCCCCGTCGGCTCGACGCTGATGGGCCTGGCGGCGGAGAACATCCTGCGCATCTCGCTGGAGCTCGGCGGCAACGCCCCGGCCATTGTCTTCCCGGACGCGGACCTCGATCTGGCCGTGGAGGGCGTGAAGTCGGCGAAGATGCGCAACATCGGTGAGGCGTGCACCGCCGCGAACCGCATCCTGGTCCACGAGGATGTGGCGGACGAATTCACCCGAAAGTTCGTCGCCGCGATCGAGGCCATGAAGGTCGGCAACGGCCTCGACGAGGGCGTCGAGGTCGGCCCGCTCGTCGAGGAGAAGGCCGTCGCGCACATGCAGGAGCTTGTCGACGACGCCGTCGCCCACGGCGGCACCGTCCTAACCGGCGGCGAGCGCCTCGAGGGCAAGGGGTTCTTCTACGCCCCTACCGTCATCGCCGGGGCCTCCAAGGAGGCCAAGGTGTTCCGCGAGGAGATCTTCGGGCCGATCGCCCCGATCTTCACCTTCAAGGACGAGCAGGAAGCGTGGGAGATCGCCAACGACACCGAGTACGGCCTGGCCTCCTACGTTTTCTCGGAGGACCCGGACATGATCTTCCGCGCGTCGGACGCCCTCGAGTTCGGCATCGTGGGCTTCAACTCGGGCGTGGTCTCGGACGCCTCGATCCCCTTCGGCGGTGTGAAGGCCTCCGGGCTGGGGCGCGAGGGGTCCCGCGAGGGGATGGCCGAGTACACTGAGGTGCAGTTCATCGGCACCCGCGACCCGTACCAGAAGGCTAACTAG
- the hisC gene encoding histidinol-phosphate transaminase: MIRPDLSDLPAYVPGTRNETAVKLSSNESAHAPLPSVREAMGGALDEVNRYPDMGASTLRAALARHLGLSPDRVAVGTGSSALCQQLVTLAAQPGDNVVFPWRSFEAYPIFTRIAGATPVAVPLTADYRLDMPALAGAITPRTRVVFVCNPNNPTGTTITADEWRTFIEAVPRDVIVALDEAYAEYNLATDSPVATEEIASHPNVVGLRTFSKAYGLAGARVGYAFGAPEIITALNKVAVPFSVSSAAQVGALASLEQQEELRRRVAGTVRQRERVGEALAAYSSPSSQANFVWVPADALDAPAADYAERLAARNVLVRAFEEGLRITVTDDEETEAFLAAWRQVTS, encoded by the coding sequence ATGATCCGCCCGGACCTTAGTGACCTGCCCGCCTACGTACCCGGGACGCGCAATGAGACGGCGGTGAAGCTGTCCTCCAACGAGAGCGCGCACGCGCCCCTGCCCTCCGTCCGGGAGGCGATGGGGGGAGCCCTCGACGAGGTCAACCGCTACCCGGATATGGGCGCCTCCACCCTCCGCGCCGCCCTGGCGCGGCACCTTGGGCTGAGCCCTGACCGCGTTGCGGTGGGTACCGGTTCCTCGGCGCTGTGCCAGCAGCTGGTTACCCTCGCCGCGCAGCCCGGCGACAACGTCGTCTTCCCGTGGCGCTCCTTCGAGGCCTACCCCATCTTCACCAGGATCGCCGGCGCCACACCGGTCGCGGTGCCGCTCACCGCGGACTACCGCCTCGACATGCCCGCGCTTGCCGGCGCCATCACGCCGCGGACACGCGTAGTCTTCGTGTGCAACCCGAACAACCCGACCGGCACCACCATCACGGCCGACGAGTGGCGCACCTTCATCGAGGCCGTACCGCGCGACGTCATCGTCGCGCTTGACGAGGCCTACGCCGAGTACAACCTGGCCACGGACTCCCCCGTTGCGACCGAGGAAATCGCCTCCCACCCGAACGTCGTGGGCCTGCGTACTTTTTCCAAGGCCTACGGCTTGGCCGGCGCGCGCGTGGGCTACGCGTTCGGTGCCCCCGAGATCATCACCGCCTTGAACAAGGTCGCCGTGCCCTTCAGCGTTAGCTCCGCGGCGCAAGTCGGTGCTCTGGCCTCGCTGGAGCAGCAGGAAGAGCTGCGGCGGCGGGTGGCGGGCACCGTCCGCCAGCGCGAGCGCGTCGGCGAGGCCCTCGCCGCCTACAGCAGCCCCTCCAGCCAGGCGAACTTTGTGTGGGTCCCCGCCGACGCTCTCGACGCCCCCGCCGCCGACTACGCCGAACGCCTCGCCGCGCGCAACGTGCTGGTCCGCGCGTTCGAGGAGGGCTTGCGCATCACCGTTACCGACGACGAGGAGACCGAAGCCTTCCTCGCCGCCTGGCGGCAAGTGACTAGTTAG
- a CDS encoding ribose-phosphate diphosphokinase → MTGYSTESHKDLKLFTGRAHPALAREVAKELGIELVPTTARDFANGEIFIRFEESVRGSDCFVMQSHSQPLNKWIMEQLIMIDALKRGSAKRITAILPFYPYARQDKKHRGREPISARLIADLLSAAGADRIVSVDLHTDQIQGFFDGPVDHMHAMPILTDYIKSKYPLDNLCVVSPDAGRVKTAEKWANTLGDAPMAFVHKTRDIDAANKVVSNRVVGDVLGKDCILMDDMIDTGGTIAGAVGVLKDAGAKSVLIATTHGVFSGPARQRLSQCGASEVITTDTLPQDTEGWDNLTVLSIAPLLAKTIHEIFENGSVTTLFEGQA, encoded by the coding sequence ATGACCGGATATTCCACCGAGAGCCACAAAGACCTCAAGCTTTTCACCGGCCGCGCCCACCCCGCGCTTGCCAGGGAGGTAGCCAAGGAACTCGGTATCGAGCTCGTCCCGACGACCGCTCGCGACTTCGCCAACGGCGAGATCTTCATCCGCTTCGAGGAGTCCGTCCGCGGTTCCGACTGCTTTGTCATGCAGTCCCACTCCCAGCCGCTGAACAAGTGGATCATGGAGCAGCTCATCATGATCGACGCGCTCAAACGCGGCTCGGCGAAGCGCATCACCGCGATCCTGCCCTTCTACCCCTACGCCCGCCAGGACAAGAAGCACCGCGGCCGCGAGCCCATCTCCGCTCGCCTCATCGCCGATCTTCTCTCCGCCGCGGGCGCGGACCGCATCGTCTCCGTCGACCTGCACACGGACCAGATCCAGGGCTTCTTCGACGGCCCGGTCGACCACATGCACGCCATGCCCATCCTCACCGACTACATCAAGTCGAAGTACCCGCTGGACAACCTCTGTGTGGTCTCCCCCGACGCCGGCCGCGTCAAGACCGCCGAGAAGTGGGCCAATACGCTTGGCGACGCCCCCATGGCCTTCGTCCACAAGACTCGCGACATCGACGCCGCCAACAAGGTCGTGTCCAACCGCGTTGTCGGCGACGTTTTGGGCAAGGACTGCATCCTCATGGACGACATGATCGACACCGGCGGGACCATCGCCGGCGCCGTCGGCGTGCTCAAGGACGCCGGCGCCAAGTCCGTGCTTATCGCCACCACCCACGGCGTCTTCTCCGGCCCCGCCCGCCAGCGCCTCAGCCAGTGCGGCGCCTCGGAGGTCATCACCACCGACACGCTGCCGCAGGACACCGAGGGCTGGGACAACCTCACCGTCCTTTCCATCGCCCCGCTCCTGGCCAAGACGATCCACGAGATCTTCGAGAACGGCTCGGTGACGACGCTGTTCGAGGGCCAGGCCTAG
- the glmU gene encoding bifunctional UDP-N-acetylglucosamine diphosphorylase/glucosamine-1-phosphate N-acetyltransferase GlmU, with product MPHHSECAVIVLAAGAGTRMKSDTQKTLHEIGGRSLLSHSLHAAASVSPSHLVAVIGHQREQVAPAVAAIADQMAAKVLTAVQEEQNGTGHAVQVGLEALPNFNGTVVVTNGDVPLLTGHTIEALIEAHESAGAAATVLSLESENPTGYGRILRDATGAVQGIVEEKDADDAQKLITEVNSGVFAFDGGVLREALTRITTDNAQGELYITDVIGIARADGKTVAAFTAPDARELAGVNDRVQLAAAGRELNRRTVEAAMRAGATVIDPATTWIGVDVEIGRDVIIHPNTQLWGSTSIGDRAEIGPDTTLTDMEVGEEATVVRTQGELGVIGARATVGPFTYIRPGTELGEDGKLGGFVESKNAKIGPGSKVPHLTYIGDATVGRESNIGASSVFANYDGVSKHHTTIGDYCRTGSDTMFVAPVTVGDGAYTGAGTVVTQDVPAGALAIKEGRQRNIEGWVEKNRPGTDAAEAAKKAREK from the coding sequence GTGCCCCACCACTCCGAATGCGCCGTCATCGTTCTCGCCGCAGGCGCGGGAACACGCATGAAATCGGACACGCAGAAAACGCTGCACGAGATCGGCGGGCGCAGCCTGCTCTCGCACTCCCTGCACGCGGCCGCCTCGGTCTCCCCCTCGCACCTCGTCGCGGTCATCGGGCACCAGCGTGAGCAGGTCGCCCCCGCCGTCGCCGCCATCGCGGACCAGATGGCGGCGAAGGTACTCACGGCCGTGCAGGAGGAGCAAAACGGAACCGGCCACGCCGTCCAAGTGGGCCTCGAGGCGCTGCCCAACTTCAACGGCACCGTCGTGGTGACCAACGGGGACGTGCCGCTGCTGACCGGCCACACCATCGAAGCGCTCATCGAGGCCCACGAGTCCGCCGGCGCCGCCGCCACCGTCCTCTCCCTCGAGTCCGAGAATCCTACCGGCTACGGGCGCATTCTTCGCGACGCCACCGGGGCCGTCCAGGGCATCGTCGAGGAGAAGGACGCCGACGACGCGCAGAAGCTCATCACCGAGGTCAACTCCGGCGTGTTCGCCTTCGACGGGGGCGTGCTGCGCGAGGCACTGACCCGCATTACCACCGACAACGCCCAGGGAGAGCTCTACATCACCGACGTTATCGGCATCGCGCGCGCCGACGGCAAGACGGTTGCCGCCTTTACGGCCCCCGACGCCCGCGAACTTGCCGGCGTCAACGACCGCGTCCAGCTCGCCGCGGCGGGCAGGGAGCTCAACCGCCGCACCGTCGAGGCCGCCATGCGCGCCGGGGCCACCGTCATCGATCCCGCCACGACCTGGATCGGGGTGGATGTGGAGATCGGCCGCGACGTCATCATCCACCCGAACACCCAGCTGTGGGGGTCCACGAGCATCGGCGACCGCGCCGAGATCGGCCCCGACACCACCTTGACCGACATGGAGGTCGGTGAGGAGGCCACTGTGGTGCGCACCCAGGGCGAGCTCGGCGTGATCGGCGCCCGCGCCACCGTCGGCCCCTTCACCTACATTCGCCCGGGCACGGAGCTCGGCGAGGACGGCAAGCTCGGCGGCTTCGTTGAGTCGAAGAACGCCAAGATCGGGCCTGGCTCGAAGGTGCCGCACCTGACCTACATCGGCGACGCGACCGTGGGCCGTGAGTCCAACATCGGCGCCTCCAGCGTCTTTGCCAACTACGACGGCGTGTCCAAGCACCACACCACCATCGGCGACTACTGCCGCACCGGCTCCGACACCATGTTCGTCGCCCCGGTCACGGTCGGTGATGGCGCGTACACGGGCGCGGGTACAGTAGTGACCCAGGACGTGCCAGCGGGAGCCCTCGCCATCAAGGAGGGCCGCCAACGAAACATCGAGGGCTGGGTGGAGAAAAACCGGCCTGGCACGGATGCGGCCGAGGCCGCGAAGAAAGCACGCGAGAAGTAA
- a CDS encoding MFS transporter produces MSEETPGKPEHQEANARRFIWSNGLQGIGDQIVAAKTVLPWLFTAAGVPAALTALLVPVRESGSMLPQAALSPWISSKPERKRIWLLGSLGQAAAAAGIAVAAMFLKGVVLGVTVIALLGVLSVFRAICSITGKDVQGRTVEKGRRGLITGRATALSGAFTLAIGLALTFLPEQPPRWVIVALLGGGAATWVLASLVFSRIQEPPGKHEVEEKDRSWVRATYDLVRDDKPLRRFLLVRSLMLVTSLSTPFIIVLAQQEGQDLTGLGAFVIASGGSALIGGRVSGIWSDKSSKNAMAVSAATASVVLVVLVASAYWASSSVNAWVMPLGFFLVNLAHTTVRVSRKTYLVDMAEGPRRTMITGASNTVMGVVLLVMGAITSLLASFGPAITLLFLAAMGLIGVIGASNLKDVSQRAG; encoded by the coding sequence ATGAGCGAGGAAACGCCGGGAAAGCCGGAGCACCAGGAAGCTAATGCCCGGCGATTCATCTGGTCCAACGGCCTGCAGGGAATCGGCGACCAGATCGTCGCGGCGAAGACGGTCCTGCCGTGGCTGTTCACCGCCGCCGGCGTGCCGGCCGCACTGACTGCCCTACTCGTACCGGTCCGCGAGTCTGGGTCCATGCTGCCCCAGGCGGCGTTGAGCCCGTGGATCAGCTCGAAGCCGGAGCGCAAGCGCATCTGGCTGCTGGGCTCCCTCGGCCAGGCAGCGGCGGCGGCCGGGATCGCCGTGGCGGCGATGTTCCTCAAAGGCGTCGTGCTCGGCGTCACGGTCATCGCACTGCTGGGCGTCTTGTCGGTCTTCCGTGCGATCTGCTCGATCACGGGCAAGGACGTACAGGGGCGCACGGTGGAAAAGGGCCGGCGCGGGCTCATCACCGGCCGCGCGACGGCCTTGTCCGGGGCGTTCACCCTTGCCATCGGCCTCGCTTTGACCTTTCTGCCGGAACAGCCGCCGCGCTGGGTCATCGTGGCGCTCCTCGGCGGCGGCGCGGCCACCTGGGTGCTGGCCAGCCTCGTCTTCTCCCGTATCCAGGAACCACCCGGCAAACACGAAGTAGAAGAAAAGGACCGGAGTTGGGTCCGGGCCACCTACGACCTGGTCCGCGACGACAAGCCTTTGCGCCGGTTCCTCCTGGTGCGCTCACTGATGCTGGTGACCTCCCTGTCCACGCCGTTCATCATCGTGCTCGCCCAGCAGGAGGGCCAGGACTTGACGGGCCTGGGCGCCTTCGTCATCGCCTCCGGCGGCTCCGCCCTGATCGGCGGCCGCGTTTCCGGGATCTGGTCGGACAAGTCCTCCAAGAATGCGATGGCGGTCAGCGCGGCCACGGCCTCGGTGGTGCTCGTTGTGCTTGTGGCGAGCGCGTATTGGGCGTCGTCAAGCGTGAATGCCTGGGTCATGCCCCTCGGCTTCTTCCTGGTCAACCTCGCGCACACGACGGTGCGCGTCTCGCGCAAAACCTACCTCGTGGACATGGCCGAGGGTCCGCGGCGGACCATGATCACGGGGGCCTCGAACACCGTCATGGGCGTGGTGCTGCTTGTTATGGGCGCGATCACATCGCTGCTGGCGTCCTTCGGGCCGGCGATCACGCTGCTGTTCCTCGCGGCGATGGGCCTCATCGGCGTTATCGGCGCGTCGAACCTGAAGGACGTCTCTCAGCGCGCCGGTTAA